In Natrinema amylolyticum, the following are encoded in one genomic region:
- a CDS encoding phosphate/phosphite/phosphonate ABC transporter substrate-binding protein, translating into MNRRTYLGLLASSATVGAAGCLADLDGTDIDSDEHPVGAWADGTIEFALPPFQDAEELEQQYAGTFEWLANGFEEVDSVEGTPTTSYSAVVESVVQGHTELANLSPIIYVLAREDGIHPLAINWSHGSDAYHTYIATRDETDIETLGDLDGTTVAMVDPLSTSGGMFPRYMLAEAGLDAGDIDTEPADFDIEWSFGHDAALQALENGHVDAAAYGDFQHPDDDAIVKLAESDPIPFDPVVAKPDTPESVRERLSERLIEAPDDALEDHRVDRYGPVEPGTYDPVRSVAEEMGVEVADLEEETDDN; encoded by the coding sequence GTGAATCGACGAACGTATCTCGGACTCCTCGCGAGCAGTGCTACCGTCGGCGCTGCGGGTTGTCTCGCCGACCTCGACGGAACGGATATTGACAGCGACGAACACCCGGTTGGTGCCTGGGCGGACGGGACAATCGAGTTCGCTCTTCCGCCGTTTCAGGATGCGGAGGAACTCGAGCAGCAGTACGCGGGGACCTTCGAGTGGCTCGCAAACGGGTTCGAGGAAGTCGACTCGGTCGAGGGAACGCCGACGACCAGCTACAGCGCAGTCGTCGAGAGCGTCGTCCAGGGCCACACGGAACTGGCGAATCTCTCGCCGATCATCTACGTTCTCGCACGAGAGGACGGCATCCATCCGCTGGCGATCAACTGGTCTCACGGGAGCGACGCGTATCACACCTACATCGCCACCCGGGACGAAACGGATATCGAGACACTCGGCGACCTCGACGGGACGACGGTCGCGATGGTCGATCCGTTGAGTACGAGCGGGGGGATGTTCCCGCGGTACATGCTCGCCGAGGCCGGCCTCGACGCGGGAGATATCGATACCGAACCGGCCGATTTCGACATCGAGTGGTCGTTCGGCCACGACGCCGCATTGCAGGCGCTCGAGAACGGCCACGTCGACGCGGCCGCCTATGGCGACTTCCAGCATCCGGACGACGACGCGATCGTCAAGCTCGCCGAGAGCGATCCGATCCCGTTCGATCCGGTCGTCGCCAAACCGGACACGCCCGAGTCCGTCCGCGAACGACTGAGCGAGCGGCTGATCGAGGCGCCCGACGACGCGCTCGAGGACCATCGAGTCGACCGGTACGGTCCCGTCGAGCCCGGAACGTACGACCCGGTTCGGAGCGTCGCCGAGGAGATGGGCGTCGAGGTCGCGGACCTCGAGGAGGAAACGGACGACAACTAA
- the mvk gene encoding mevalonate kinase: MTRSSAPGKVYLFGEHAVVYGEPAVPCAIERRARVAVHRRDDGRLRVNAEDLSLNGFTVEYGATADGRPDVDVPESLVTAATQYVDGAIEQVRDVTGKDDAGFDVTIESDIPLGAGLGSSAAVVVAAIDAATRELGVTLEPEELAERAYQTESKVQDGQASRADTFCSATGGAVRVEGDDCRSLEAPDLPIVIGFDGGAGDTGQLVAGVRDLREEYDFAAHTVEAIGDVVRNGEDALADGDVDEIGRLMDFNHGLLAALGVSSRSLDTMVWAARDAGARGAKLTGAGGGGCIVALDPTEETETALSFTPGCEDAFRAELAETGVERLE; encoded by the coding sequence ATGACACGCTCGAGCGCTCCCGGGAAGGTGTACCTGTTCGGGGAGCACGCGGTGGTTTACGGCGAACCCGCCGTTCCATGTGCGATCGAACGGCGGGCGCGAGTGGCGGTGCACAGACGCGACGACGGACGGCTGCGGGTCAACGCCGAGGACCTCAGCCTGAACGGGTTCACGGTCGAGTACGGAGCCACGGCGGACGGCCGACCCGATGTCGACGTGCCGGAATCCCTGGTGACGGCGGCGACGCAGTACGTCGACGGCGCGATCGAACAGGTCCGGGACGTCACCGGGAAGGACGACGCCGGCTTCGACGTCACGATCGAGAGCGACATTCCGCTGGGTGCCGGCCTCGGTTCCTCGGCGGCGGTCGTCGTCGCAGCCATCGACGCGGCGACCCGCGAACTCGGCGTCACCCTCGAGCCCGAGGAACTCGCCGAGCGGGCCTATCAGACGGAGTCTAAGGTCCAGGACGGGCAGGCCTCGCGGGCCGACACGTTCTGTTCGGCGACCGGCGGCGCGGTCCGCGTCGAGGGCGACGACTGTCGCTCGCTCGAGGCACCGGATCTGCCGATCGTGATCGGGTTCGACGGCGGCGCGGGCGACACCGGCCAACTGGTCGCGGGCGTCCGCGACCTGCGCGAGGAGTACGACTTCGCGGCCCACACGGTCGAAGCCATCGGCGACGTGGTTCGGAACGGCGAGGACGCGCTCGCCGACGGCGACGTCGATGAGATCGGGCGGCTGATGGACTTCAATCACGGGCTCCTCGCCGCGCTGGGGGTCTCCTCGCGCTCGCTCGACACGATGGTCTGGGCGGCCCGCGACGCGGGTGCCCGCGGCGCGAAGCTCACCGGTGCCGGCGGGGGCGGCTGTATCGTCGCGCTGGACCCCACCGAGGAGACGGAGACGGCCCTCTCCTTTACCCCGGGCTGTGAGGACGCCTTCCGCGCGGAACTCGCCGAAACGGGGGTGGAGCGACTCGAATGA
- a CDS encoding isopentenyl phosphate kinase: MIVLKLGGSVITEKDRPETLDGEALERAADAIAAARDGGREDLVVVHGGGSFGHHNASEHGVSTTDGTRDASAALAIHGAMKTLNQFVLRRLLERDVQAVPVHPFSAGHRDGEGELDLPTGQVETMLEEGFVPVLHGDVIAHAGAGATVVSGDELVAALARALEADRVGLCSTVPGVLDEADAVIDRIDDFESVADVLGASEATDVTGGMAGKVRTLLALEAEASIFGLESLESFLGGENPGTTID, translated from the coding sequence ATGATCGTCCTGAAACTCGGCGGCAGCGTCATCACGGAGAAGGACCGACCGGAGACCCTCGACGGCGAGGCGCTCGAGCGGGCGGCGGACGCGATCGCGGCGGCGCGGGACGGCGGTCGCGAAGACCTCGTCGTCGTCCACGGCGGCGGGAGCTTCGGTCACCACAACGCGAGCGAACACGGCGTCAGTACGACCGACGGAACGCGCGACGCGAGCGCGGCGCTCGCGATCCACGGCGCGATGAAGACCCTGAATCAGTTCGTCCTGAGACGGCTGCTCGAGCGCGACGTCCAAGCGGTGCCGGTACACCCCTTCTCGGCGGGCCACCGCGACGGCGAGGGGGAACTCGACCTGCCGACCGGACAGGTCGAAACGATGCTCGAGGAAGGGTTCGTCCCCGTCCTTCACGGCGACGTGATCGCCCACGCCGGCGCGGGTGCGACCGTCGTCAGCGGCGACGAACTCGTGGCGGCCCTCGCTCGGGCGCTCGAAGCGGACCGGGTCGGGCTCTGCTCGACGGTTCCCGGCGTGTTGGACGAGGCGGACGCCGTGATCGATCGAATCGACGACTTCGAGAGCGTCGCCGACGTGCTCGGGGCGAGCGAGGCGACCGACGTGACCGGCGGGATGGCCGGCAAAGTGCGGACGCTGCTCGCGCTCGAGGCCGAGGCGTCGATCTTCGGGCTCGAGTCGCTCGAGTCGTTCCTCGGCGGCGAGAATCCGGGAACGACGATCGATTGA
- a CDS encoding TrkH family potassium uptake protein has translation MRIRTDWRASVALVGTVLKYLSVPLVIPIVVALIYSDPVFPFVATIALTIAVGYGLERLSPEPDLEIREAMLFVAMSWLAVAVIGAVPYVIAGWGTESTLAHPVNALFESMSGFTTTGATVLGEISFERHSHALLMWRQLTQWLGGMGIIVLMVAILPELAVSGAQLVESEAPGPQLQKLTPRIAETARILWLVYFAFTVVYIGILYGLHLAGMAPNMDLYNAIAHGFTTLPTGGFSPEADSIAAFSPIVQWTVIPFMIIAGTNFALFWHVFSGEGHRFVRNSEFRTYIGAIIGLTILLAGVLYTGAAPALQSLGGVTEGVFENSLRQSAFQIGSLLNSTGYATSDFAEWSSTGKIVLLFAMLIGGCAGSTGGGVKVVRWLIVFKVLRRELFTASHPEVVRPIRLGGNVVDEDAIRGVLGFTFLYLFIFGIAAFLIALDANRIGYSLTPLEAFSASLATIGNIGPGFGSLGPFGSYLNFPVSSKLLMIFLMWIGRLEIIPVLVMFTGGFWTR, from the coding sequence ATGCGGATCCGTACTGACTGGCGCGCCAGCGTCGCGCTCGTCGGGACCGTTCTCAAGTACCTCTCCGTCCCGCTAGTGATCCCGATCGTCGTGGCGCTCATCTACAGCGACCCCGTGTTTCCCTTCGTCGCGACGATCGCGCTCACGATCGCCGTCGGCTACGGCCTCGAGCGACTGAGCCCCGAACCGGACCTGGAGATCCGCGAGGCGATGCTCTTCGTGGCGATGTCGTGGCTGGCAGTGGCGGTCATCGGCGCGGTGCCGTACGTGATCGCGGGTTGGGGGACCGAATCGACGCTCGCTCATCCCGTCAACGCCCTGTTCGAGTCGATGTCCGGCTTTACGACGACCGGAGCGACCGTCCTCGGTGAGATCTCGTTCGAGCGCCACTCGCACGCCCTCCTGATGTGGCGACAGCTCACCCAGTGGCTGGGCGGGATGGGGATCATCGTGTTGATGGTCGCGATCCTCCCCGAATTGGCGGTCAGCGGGGCACAGCTCGTCGAGTCGGAAGCCCCGGGACCGCAGTTACAGAAACTCACGCCGCGAATCGCCGAGACGGCGCGCATCCTCTGGCTCGTCTACTTCGCGTTCACCGTCGTTTACATCGGCATTCTCTACGGACTCCATCTCGCCGGGATGGCCCCCAATATGGACCTCTACAACGCGATCGCCCACGGGTTCACGACGCTCCCGACGGGCGGATTCTCGCCGGAGGCCGACAGCATTGCGGCGTTCTCCCCGATCGTGCAGTGGACCGTCATCCCGTTCATGATCATCGCCGGGACGAACTTCGCCCTGTTCTGGCACGTCTTCAGCGGCGAGGGCCACCGCTTCGTTCGCAACTCGGAGTTTCGCACCTACATCGGTGCGATCATCGGGCTAACCATCTTGCTCGCAGGGGTCCTCTATACCGGCGCCGCCCCGGCACTGCAGAGTCTCGGCGGCGTGACGGAGGGCGTGTTCGAAAACTCACTGCGGCAGAGCGCCTTCCAGATCGGATCCCTGTTGAATTCGACCGGCTACGCGACCAGCGACTTCGCCGAGTGGTCCTCGACGGGCAAAATCGTGCTCCTCTTCGCGATGCTCATCGGCGGCTGTGCCGGTTCGACCGGCGGTGGCGTCAAGGTCGTTCGGTGGCTGATCGTGTTCAAGGTTCTGCGTCGGGAGCTGTTCACGGCCTCCCATCCGGAAGTCGTCCGCCCGATTCGACTCGGCGGCAACGTGGTTGACGAGGACGCCATCCGCGGCGTGCTCGGCTTCACCTTTCTCTACCTGTTCATCTTCGGTATCGCCGCATTTCTCATCGCACTCGACGCGAACCGTATCGGCTACTCGCTGACGCCGCTCGAGGCGTTCAGCGCGAGCCTCGCGACGATCGGGAACATCGGCCCCGGTTTCGGCTCTCTCGGCCCCTTCGGGAGCTACCTGAACTTCCCGGTGAGTTCGAAACTCCTGATGATCTTCCTCATGTGGATCGGCCGCCTCGAGATCATCCCCGTCCTCGTCATGTTCACCGGCGGGTTCTGGACCCGATAA
- the trkA gene encoding Trk system potassium transporter TrkA produces the protein MYVIIVGAGEVGRSIAANLEETHDVALIDRDADVAEELTYSLDVLTIRGDGTDLETLREAGLEQAGLVIACTDNDETNAVVCGAAKAASDAFTIARVRRRTLLETWQGSQGAFGVDFMVCTDLLTAQAIFRISGLPSAHDVDTFAGGLIRMAEFDIPADSAIADRTVSEADCYDSLTFAAIFRDDEMVVTRGDTVIRGGDRIVVIGSPDSINDFADEVATTPEEAEEVVIVGASEIGFQTAREFEDHGFRPRLIEQDHDRAREVAESLPNTMVMESDATNQEFLAREHVGEADVVIAALDSDEKNLLVSLLADRLGVERTVAVIETPEYADLFETVGVDVAINPREETAEEIVRFTRADNTEKVAMLEHDLAEVIEIEVGPDSVLVGREIADSTDDLPEGVVIGAISRSGTHITPRGSTVVEPGDHVIVFVAAAALDEVIELL, from the coding sequence GTGTACGTGATCATCGTCGGGGCCGGCGAGGTGGGTCGATCGATCGCCGCCAACTTGGAAGAGACCCACGACGTGGCCCTGATCGACCGCGACGCCGACGTCGCCGAGGAACTCACCTACTCGCTGGACGTGCTCACGATCCGCGGCGACGGCACCGACCTCGAGACGCTGCGCGAGGCGGGGCTCGAGCAAGCGGGCCTGGTCATCGCCTGTACGGACAACGACGAGACGAACGCGGTCGTCTGCGGTGCGGCAAAGGCCGCCTCGGACGCGTTCACGATCGCACGAGTCCGACGCCGGACGCTGCTCGAGACGTGGCAGGGCTCCCAGGGTGCCTTCGGCGTCGACTTCATGGTCTGTACCGACCTGTTGACCGCACAGGCGATCTTCCGGATCTCCGGGTTGCCGAGCGCCCACGACGTCGATACGTTCGCCGGCGGTCTCATCCGGATGGCCGAGTTCGACATTCCGGCGGACAGCGCGATCGCGGACCGGACCGTCAGCGAGGCCGACTGCTACGATTCGCTCACCTTCGCCGCGATCTTTCGGGACGACGAGATGGTCGTCACCCGCGGTGATACGGTCATTCGGGGCGGCGACCGTATCGTCGTCATCGGGAGCCCGGATTCGATCAACGACTTCGCCGACGAGGTGGCCACGACGCCCGAAGAGGCCGAAGAGGTCGTCATCGTCGGCGCCAGCGAGATCGGGTTCCAGACGGCCCGCGAGTTCGAGGACCACGGCTTTCGTCCGCGGCTGATCGAACAGGATCACGACCGCGCTCGCGAGGTCGCCGAGTCGCTCCCGAACACGATGGTCATGGAGAGCGACGCGACCAATCAGGAGTTCCTCGCCCGCGAGCACGTCGGCGAGGCCGACGTCGTGATCGCCGCCCTCGACAGCGACGAGAAGAACCTGCTCGTCTCCCTGCTCGCCGACCGCCTCGGCGTCGAACGCACCGTCGCCGTCATCGAAACCCCGGAGTACGCCGACCTCTTCGAGACCGTCGGCGTCGACGTCGCCATCAATCCCCGCGAGGAGACCGCCGAAGAGATCGTCCGCTTCACCCGAGCGGACAACACCGAGAAGGTCGCGATGCTCGAGCACGACCTCGCCGAGGTCATCGAGATCGAGGTCGGCCCCGACAGCGTCCTCGTCGGCCGAGAGATCGCCGATTCGACGGACGACCTCCCCGAAGGGGTCGTGATCGGAGCGATTTCCCGGAGCGGGACGCACATCACGCCCCGCGGGTCGACGGTCGTCGAACCCGGCGATCACGTGATCGTCTTCGTCGCCGCGGCCGCCCTCGACGAGGTCATCGAACTGCTCTGA